Proteins encoded together in one Antennarius striatus isolate MH-2024 chromosome 13, ASM4005453v1, whole genome shotgun sequence window:
- the LOC137605824 gene encoding flotillin-2a, translating to MGNCHTVGPNEALVVSGGCCGSDQKTYVVGGWAWAWWLISDIQRITLEIMTLQPKCEDVETAEGVAITVTGVAQVKVMTESELLGYACEQFLGKSVTEIKSVILQTLEGHLRAILGTLTVEQIYQDRDKFATLVREVAAPDVGRMGIEILSFTIKDVYDKVEYLSSLGKTQTAAVQRDADIGVAEAERDAGIREAECKKEMMDIKFLADTKMADSKRELEMQKASFNQEVNTKKAEAQLAFELQAAKEQQKIRLEEIEIEVVQRKKQITIEEREIERTDKELIATVKRPAEAEAYKMQQLAEGHKTKKVLTAQAEADKIRFIGEAEATSLEAVGKAEAEKMRLKAEAYQKYGDAAKTALVLEALPKIAGKVAAPLSRTNEIVILSGDNSRVTGEVNRLLAELPVSVNALTGVDLTKMPLLQKMVSPQC from the exons ATGGGAAACTGCCACACCGTTGGACCGAACGAGGCccttgttgtttcag GTGGCTGCTGTGGCTCAGATCAGAAGACGTATGTTGTGGGAGGCTGGGCTTGGGCCTGGTGGCTCATCTCTGACATCCAGAG GATAACGCTTGAGATTATGACCCTGCAGCCCAAGTGTGAGGATGTAGAGACAGCGGAGGGTGTAGCTATTACTGTCACTGGGGTGGCTCAG GTGAAAGTGATGACAGAAAGCGAGCTGCTCGGCTACGCCTGCGAACAATTCCTGGGCAAGTCAGTCACGGAGATCAAGAGCGTCATCCTGCAAACCCTTGAGGGTCACCTGCGTGCCATCCTCG GTACCCTCACCGTTGAGCAGATTTACCAGGACAGAGACAAGTTTGCCACTCTGGTGCGAGAGGTCGCTGCACCCGATGTCGGCCGCATGGGCATTGAGATCCTAAGCTTCACCATCAAG GATGTTTATGATAAAGTAGAGTACCTGAGCTCGCTGGGGAAGACTCAGACAGCTGCAGTGCAGAGGGATGCTGACATCGGAGTagcagaggcagagagagacgCTGGCATCAGG GAAGCTGAGTGTAAGAAGGAAATGATGGACATAAAGTTCTTAGCTGACACAAAAATGGCCGACTCCAAACGGGAGCTGGAGATGCAGAAGGCTTCCTTCAATCAGGAAGTGAACACAAAG AAAGCAGAGGCCCAGCTGGCGTTTGAGCTGCAGGCAGCTAAAGAGCAGCAGAAAATCCGTCTGGAGGAGATCGAGATCGAGGTGGtgcagaggaagaagcagaTCACCATTGAGGAGAGGGAGATCGAGCGCACAGACAAGGAGCTGATCGCCACCGTGAAGAGACCCGCTGAAGCCGAAGCCTACAAGATGCAGCAGCTGGCTGAGGGGCATAA GACAAAGAAGGTGCTGACGGCGCAGGCGGAGGCAGATAAGATCCGCTTCATCGGCGAAGCCGAGGCCACCTCCCTGGAAGCGGTGGGAAAGGCCGAGGCTGAGAAGATGAGGCTGAAAGCTGAGGCCTACCAGAAGTATGGCGATGCTGCCAAGACAGCTTTGGTCCTGGAGGCTCTGCCTAAG ATCGCCGGTAAGGTGGCTGCTCCTTTGTCCAGAACCAATGAGATTGTCATCCTGAGTGGAGACAACAGCCGCGTCACCGGAGAGGTGAACCGCCTATTAGCGGAGCTCCCCGTGTCAGTCAACGCCCTCACCGGAGTGGATCTGACTAAG ATGCCTCTGCTCCAGAAGATGGTCAGCCCACAGTGCTGA